One region of Permianibacter fluminis genomic DNA includes:
- a CDS encoding sensor histidine kinase has protein sequence MSPNLDEQRPNPDALLARVKADEARAHRGHLKIFFGMAPGVGKTYTMLEAAQARRVEGVDVVVGVVETHKRAETAALTTGLELLPAREQLYQGRKLREFDIDVALKRRPALILMDELAHSNVEGSRHAKRWQDVEELLDAGIDVYTTVNVQHLESVNDIVGSITGIRVQETVPDRIFEQADEVELIDLPPDELLQRLEEGKVYLPEQAERAAQHFFRKGNLIALRELSLRRTADRVDAQMRDYRDRNAIGKIWAAADRLLVAIGPTADADSLVRAGKRMATALNCEWLVAYVETPGLQRASKTTRERLLRTLELAESLGAETVALAGPLISAEILGCAQARNITKLLIGKPATAGWKRLLFGSVVETIIKEARQIDVFVIGSEPDASTPERASKQFLARSESYDSIVTIEDKKRNTRRRVLSAVAVIGACTAIAWPLHSRLDNAVLVMIYLLGVVLAAVRYGQLPSVVAAVLAVASFDFFFVPPYLTFAVADTQYLLTFVAMLTVALVISRLASGLRLQARIAGFRERRVSELYAMSREMADIRAIDDIRLCAMRHINAVFGGLSIVLLPDDDGRIRYPQTLPAPKLFVPEQDMAAAQWVFDRGQSAGHSTDTLPAAEALFLPLQGSAKTIGVLAIRLNNWNRLRDPEQRRQLDTFASQVALALERLSLATQAESARMANEAERLRNSLLAAISHDLRTPLATLIGSASVLARTEQMSDDTRRELALHIGDEAERMAELIAKVLDMARLEAGNIALRPEWSTLEEVIGASLNSLKERLRQHTIVTEIPADLGLVMLDPILIERVFANLIENAVKYTPAGSTIRIRAKRGPDEVAVQIADNGPGLPAGSEQRVFDKFYRANPESASPGVGLGLAICRAIIEAHHGRIWAESAVDGGAAFVFVLPQTVPAPVIEHDGALL, from the coding sequence ATGAGCCCTAATCTGGACGAGCAACGCCCCAATCCCGATGCTTTGCTGGCGCGTGTCAAAGCTGACGAGGCGCGCGCGCACCGTGGCCACCTGAAAATCTTCTTTGGCATGGCGCCCGGTGTTGGCAAGACCTACACGATGCTGGAGGCGGCACAGGCGCGGCGTGTTGAAGGCGTGGATGTTGTCGTTGGGGTGGTCGAGACGCACAAGCGCGCCGAGACTGCCGCGCTGACCACCGGGCTGGAACTGCTGCCCGCGCGCGAACAGCTCTATCAAGGCCGCAAGCTGCGCGAGTTTGATATCGATGTGGCGTTGAAACGGCGACCGGCGCTGATCCTGATGGATGAGCTGGCGCACAGCAATGTCGAGGGTTCCCGCCATGCCAAGCGCTGGCAGGATGTCGAAGAACTGCTGGATGCGGGTATCGATGTCTATACCACGGTCAATGTCCAGCATCTCGAAAGCGTCAATGACATCGTCGGTTCCATCACCGGAATTCGCGTTCAGGAAACGGTGCCAGATCGGATATTTGAACAGGCCGATGAAGTTGAACTGATCGACCTGCCACCCGACGAACTGCTGCAGCGCCTGGAAGAAGGCAAAGTGTATTTGCCGGAGCAGGCGGAGCGCGCGGCCCAGCATTTCTTCCGCAAGGGCAACCTGATTGCGCTGCGCGAGCTGTCGCTGCGTCGCACAGCCGATCGCGTCGATGCCCAGATGCGCGATTATCGCGATCGCAATGCCATCGGCAAGATATGGGCCGCGGCCGACCGCTTGCTGGTGGCAATCGGTCCTACCGCGGATGCCGACAGTCTGGTGCGCGCTGGAAAACGCATGGCGACGGCGCTGAATTGCGAATGGCTGGTCGCTTATGTGGAAACGCCCGGCTTGCAGCGAGCCAGCAAAACGACCCGTGAGCGACTGCTGCGTACGCTCGAACTGGCAGAATCCCTGGGCGCCGAGACCGTTGCGCTTGCCGGGCCGCTAATCAGTGCCGAAATCCTCGGCTGTGCCCAGGCGCGCAATATTACCAAACTGCTGATCGGCAAGCCGGCGACCGCTGGCTGGAAGCGTTTGCTGTTTGGCTCGGTTGTTGAAACCATCATCAAAGAAGCGCGTCAGATCGATGTTTTCGTCATCGGCAGTGAACCGGACGCGAGCACGCCGGAACGCGCAAGCAAGCAATTTCTGGCGCGCAGTGAAAGTTACGACAGCATCGTCACCATCGAGGACAAAAAGCGAAATACCCGGCGGCGGGTTCTCTCTGCAGTCGCCGTGATCGGCGCCTGCACCGCCATTGCCTGGCCGCTGCACAGCCGGCTCGACAATGCCGTGCTGGTCATGATTTACCTGCTCGGCGTCGTCTTGGCCGCAGTCCGTTACGGCCAGCTGCCTTCGGTGGTGGCAGCCGTGCTGGCCGTTGCCAGTTTTGATTTTTTCTTTGTGCCACCGTATCTGACCTTTGCCGTCGCGGATACCCAATACTTATTGACCTTTGTTGCCATGTTGACCGTGGCGCTGGTGATCTCCCGCCTTGCTTCCGGTTTGCGTTTGCAGGCACGCATTGCCGGTTTTCGCGAGCGCCGGGTATCCGAGCTGTATGCCATGAGTCGGGAAATGGCCGACATACGCGCCATCGACGATATTCGCCTGTGCGCCATGCGCCACATCAACGCCGTGTTCGGTGGCTTGTCGATTGTGTTGTTGCCGGATGACGACGGCCGCATTCGTTATCCACAAACCCTACCGGCACCAAAGCTGTTTGTTCCGGAACAGGATATGGCGGCCGCGCAATGGGTATTTGATCGCGGCCAGTCTGCCGGCCACAGCACCGACACATTGCCTGCGGCTGAAGCCTTGTTCCTGCCACTGCAGGGGTCTGCGAAAACCATCGGTGTGCTGGCGATCCGATTGAACAATTGGAACCGGCTGCGGGATCCGGAGCAACGTCGTCAGCTGGATACGTTTGCCAGCCAGGTTGCCTTGGCATTGGAACGGTTGAGTCTGGCAACCCAGGCCGAATCCGCGCGCATGGCCAACGAAGCCGAGCGTTTGCGCAATTCGCTGCTGGCGGCTATCTCGCATGATTTGCGCACTCCGCTGGCCACGCTGATTGGTTCTGCGTCTGTACTGGCGCGCACCGAACAGATGTCGGACGATACCCGTCGTGAATTGGCCCTGCACATTGGTGACGAAGCGGAGCGCATGGCCGAACTGATCGCCAAAGTGCTCGACATGGCGCGACTGGAGGCCGGCAATATCGCGCTGCGACCGGAGTGGAGCACACTGGAAGAAGTGATCGGCGCCAGTCTTAACTCACTCAAAGAACGACTGCGTCAACACACGATTGTCACCGAGATTCCGGCTGACCTGGGCTTGGTGATGCTGGACCCGATCCTGATTGAACGGGTGTTTGCCAATCTGATCGAAAACGCCGTCAAGTACACGCCTGCCGGTTCGACTATCCGTATTCGGGCAAAACGCGGACCGGATGAAGTGGCGGTGCAAATTGCCGACAACGGCCCGGGTTTGCCGGCAGGTAGCGAACAGCGGGTGTTCGACAAATTCTATCGCGCCAATCCGGAGAGTGCCTCACCGGGTGTCGGCTTGGGGCTGGCCATTTGCCGCGCGATCATCGAGGCGCATCACGGCCGGATCTGGGCCGAGTCCGCTGTCGATGGTGGTGCCGCGTTTGTATTTGTGTTGCCGCAGACAGTGCCGGCGCCGGTGATAGAGCATGACGGAGCGTTGCTGTGA
- the kdpC gene encoding potassium-transporting ATPase subunit KdpC, with protein sequence MNLLRPALVLFGGLTLLTGVIYPLTVTGVAQTLFANQANGSLIEKNGQPIGSELIGQGFENERYFWGRPSATGPEPYNAAASGGSNLGPLNPALHDAVKGRIEAMRVAHPDQNGPVPVDLVTTSASGLDPHLSPAAALYQSGRIARVRGLPLDTVKSLIERQTEARTFGVLGEPVVNVLKLNLALDALSQNGNRTP encoded by the coding sequence ATGAACCTGTTACGACCTGCGCTGGTGCTGTTCGGCGGACTGACCTTGCTGACTGGCGTGATTTACCCACTGACGGTTACCGGCGTCGCGCAAACCCTGTTTGCCAATCAGGCCAACGGTAGCCTGATTGAAAAAAATGGCCAACCGATTGGCTCGGAACTGATCGGACAAGGGTTCGAGAATGAACGCTATTTCTGGGGCCGACCGTCGGCAACCGGCCCGGAACCCTACAACGCCGCGGCCTCCGGAGGTTCCAACCTCGGCCCGTTGAATCCGGCGCTGCACGATGCGGTCAAAGGCCGCATCGAAGCGATGCGTGTTGCCCATCCGGATCAGAACGGTCCGGTTCCGGTGGATTTGGTCACGACATCTGCCTCGGGTCTCGACCCGCACCTTTCTCCGGCGGCAGCGCTGTATCAATCCGGTCGCATTGCGCGTGTGCGCGGCCTGCCGCTCGATACGGTCAAATCGCTTATCGAACGACAAACCGAGGCACGCACGTTCGGCGTGCTCGGCGAACCGGTGGTGAATGTGCTGAAGCTGAATCTCGCGCTCGATGCATTGAGCCAGAACGGTAACCGCACGCCGTAA
- a CDS encoding response regulator, with product MTELLPLIVLIEDELPIRRFLRASLTPAHYRMEEAGTGVDGLKTIAREKPEIVILDLGLPDIDGVQLIRQLREWSDVPIIILSARDQEVDKVAALDAGADDYLVKPFSVPELEARLRVAIRHRSRIPGAPQQSTFKMGDISVDLAARTVSRGSEPVHLTKIEFKLLTQLIKHSGMVVTHRHLLKEVWGPSHIEDSHYLRIYMGQLRHKLEQDPAQPRYLRTELGVGYRLVADA from the coding sequence GTGACTGAGTTGTTGCCGCTGATTGTGCTCATCGAGGACGAATTGCCGATACGGCGCTTTTTACGCGCCTCACTGACACCCGCGCACTACCGGATGGAAGAAGCCGGCACCGGTGTTGACGGGCTCAAGACTATCGCGCGGGAAAAGCCGGAAATCGTGATACTGGACCTCGGCTTGCCCGATATCGATGGCGTCCAACTCATACGCCAGCTGCGCGAATGGTCGGATGTACCGATCATCATCCTGTCAGCGCGCGATCAGGAAGTCGACAAAGTGGCGGCGCTGGATGCTGGCGCTGATGATTACCTGGTCAAGCCGTTCAGCGTTCCGGAATTGGAAGCGCGCCTGCGGGTCGCGATTCGCCATCGCAGTCGAATACCGGGCGCGCCGCAGCAGAGTACCTTCAAAATGGGTGACATCAGTGTGGATCTGGCGGCACGCACGGTAAGCCGCGGCAGTGAACCGGTTCATCTGACCAAAATTGAATTCAAGTTGCTGACGCAGCTCATCAAACACAGCGGCATGGTGGTGACCCATCGCCACTTGCTGAAGGAAGTGTGGGGACCGAGTCACATCGAAGACAGTCACTATTTGCGGATTTACATGGGCCAGCTGCGGCACAAGCTGGAACAGGACCCGGCCCAGCCGCGTTACCTGCGCACGGAACTGGGCGTTGGCTATCGGCTGGTAGCTGACGCTTAA